In Ostrea edulis chromosome 6, xbOstEdul1.1, whole genome shotgun sequence, a single window of DNA contains:
- the LOC125648287 gene encoding protein odd-skipped-related 1-like isoform X1, whose product MAMPRSFLIRNVTKKEGRGNTGNTSPRLENSSFTTFKDTPCPEYMMSHPVLSPQLLTASPYHIPKPWHRQSISPADVYSDVNYHMPLSVLPYPSYVTFNSLSLNQWNYSPMMSLMKTSDAMEAKHSPSSPVSSIGIKREESKKPRFDFANLAKSATEKDDDGTSKAEDKSKEQEAKIISSVIINSGSLRYNPMTSSFSPVCNLPPRVFAPVKRPRGRGPARTKKEFICKYCGRHFTKSYNLLIHERTHTDERPYPCEICGKAFRRQDHLRDHRYIHSKEKPFKCMECGKGFCQSRTLAVHKTLHMQQQSGQVKPSKRETVLKENPSIQR is encoded by the exons ATGGCAATGCCCAGATCATTTCTCATACGTAACGTCACGAAGAAGGAGGGGAGGGGAAATACGGGCAACACAT CACCGCGTCTAGAAAACTCTTCGTTCACGACCTTCAAGGACACCCCTTGTCCAGAGTACATGATGTCACATCCGGTTTTGTCGCCACAGTTGTTGACagcgtcaccatatcatattccaaaacCATGGCATCGACAATCAATTTCCCCTGCTGACGTTTACTCCGATGTAAATTACCACATGCCCTTGTCAGTTCTTCCATATCCATCATATGTGACTTTCAACTCGCTCTCTCTGAACCAGTGGAATTACTCGCCAATGATGTCACTGATGAAGACTAGTGACGCAATGGAAGCGAAACATTCCCCATCAAGTCCAGTCTCTAGCATAGGGATAAAGAGAG AGGAATCTAAGAAGCCTCGTTTTGATTTTGCCAACCTTGCAAAATCAGCCACAGAAAAAGACGATGACGGTACGAGCAAGGCAGAAGATAAAAGCAAGGAACAGGAGGCCAAAATCATAAGCAGTGTCATCATAAATTCGGGGTCTCTCAG GTATAACCCGATGACCAGTAGTTTCTCTCCTGTTTGTAACCTACCACCGCGAGTGTTTGCCCCTGTCAAGAGACCACGTGGACGAGGACCCGCTCGAACTAAAAAGGAATTCATCTGCAAATACTGCGGACGACATTTTACCAAGTCATACAACCTTCTCATTCACGAACGAACGCACACAGACGAACGTCCCTACCCCTGTGAAATATGTGGGAAGGCTTTCCGGCGACAAGACCACCTCAGAGACCATAG GTATATCCACTCTAAGGAAAAACCCTTTAAATGCATGGAATGTGGAAAAGGCTTCTGTCAGTCCCGAACTCTAGCTGTTCACAAAACACTTCACATGCAG CAACAATCGGGTCAAGTCAAACCCAGTAAAAGGGAGACCGTGTTGAAAGAAAATCCCTCCATTCAACGATGA
- the LOC125648287 gene encoding protein odd-skipped-related 1-like isoform X2 produces the protein MMSHPVLSPQLLTASPYHIPKPWHRQSISPADVYSDVNYHMPLSVLPYPSYVTFNSLSLNQWNYSPMMSLMKTSDAMEAKHSPSSPVSSIGIKREESKKPRFDFANLAKSATEKDDDGTSKAEDKSKEQEAKIISSVIINSGSLRYNPMTSSFSPVCNLPPRVFAPVKRPRGRGPARTKKEFICKYCGRHFTKSYNLLIHERTHTDERPYPCEICGKAFRRQDHLRDHRYIHSKEKPFKCMECGKGFCQSRTLAVHKTLHMQQQSGQVKPSKRETVLKENPSIQR, from the exons ATGATGTCACATCCGGTTTTGTCGCCACAGTTGTTGACagcgtcaccatatcatattccaaaacCATGGCATCGACAATCAATTTCCCCTGCTGACGTTTACTCCGATGTAAATTACCACATGCCCTTGTCAGTTCTTCCATATCCATCATATGTGACTTTCAACTCGCTCTCTCTGAACCAGTGGAATTACTCGCCAATGATGTCACTGATGAAGACTAGTGACGCAATGGAAGCGAAACATTCCCCATCAAGTCCAGTCTCTAGCATAGGGATAAAGAGAG AGGAATCTAAGAAGCCTCGTTTTGATTTTGCCAACCTTGCAAAATCAGCCACAGAAAAAGACGATGACGGTACGAGCAAGGCAGAAGATAAAAGCAAGGAACAGGAGGCCAAAATCATAAGCAGTGTCATCATAAATTCGGGGTCTCTCAG GTATAACCCGATGACCAGTAGTTTCTCTCCTGTTTGTAACCTACCACCGCGAGTGTTTGCCCCTGTCAAGAGACCACGTGGACGAGGACCCGCTCGAACTAAAAAGGAATTCATCTGCAAATACTGCGGACGACATTTTACCAAGTCATACAACCTTCTCATTCACGAACGAACGCACACAGACGAACGTCCCTACCCCTGTGAAATATGTGGGAAGGCTTTCCGGCGACAAGACCACCTCAGAGACCATAG GTATATCCACTCTAAGGAAAAACCCTTTAAATGCATGGAATGTGGAAAAGGCTTCTGTCAGTCCCGAACTCTAGCTGTTCACAAAACACTTCACATGCAG CAACAATCGGGTCAAGTCAAACCCAGTAAAAGGGAGACCGTGTTGAAAGAAAATCCCTCCATTCAACGATGA